A window of Bacteroidales bacterium contains these coding sequences:
- a CDS encoding HU family DNA-binding protein gives MTKAEIVAAIASKTGVEKVAVQATVEAFMNSVKSSLAKGDNVYLRGFGSFIIKKRAEKTGRNISKNTTIIIPAHNIPSFKPAKTFVNEVKKNVK, from the coding sequence ATGACAAAAGCAGAAATTGTAGCAGCTATTGCTAGTAAAACAGGAGTTGAAAAGGTTGCAGTACAGGCAACAGTTGAAGCATTTATGAATTCAGTAAAATCATCATTAGCAAAGGGAGATAATGTTTACCTGAGGGGTTTTGGTAGTTTCATAATTAAAAAGCGTGCTGAAAAAACGGGAAGAAATATTTCTAAGAATACTACTATTATTATTCCTGCTCACAATATTCCTTCATTTAAGCCAGCTAAGACTTTTGTAAACGAAGTTAAAAAGAATGTAAAATAA
- the ssb gene encoding single-stranded DNA-binding protein → MAGINKVILIGNLGKNAEIRSFENNTKISFSLATTEVYKGRDGQNTEQTEWHEVVFWRNGMTEFAERNLKKGTKVYIEGKIRTRSWDDKDGVKKYRTEIIGDKVEILVSKRDDNTSSNEHIQEEPYSATTPAPEPSDDLPF, encoded by the coding sequence ATGGCAGGAATTAACAAAGTAATTTTAATCGGGAATCTTGGAAAAAATGCAGAGATACGCAGTTTTGAAAACAACACCAAGATATCATTTTCATTAGCAACAACAGAAGTTTATAAAGGCAGAGATGGACAAAATACAGAACAAACCGAATGGCATGAAGTTGTATTTTGGCGCAATGGTATGACCGAATTTGCTGAACGCAATTTAAAAAAAGGAACCAAAGTATATATTGAAGGTAAAATACGTACCCGTTCATGGGATGATAAAGACGGTGTTAAGAAATACCGTACAGAAATTATTGGTGACAAAGTAGAAATACTTGTTTCGAAAAGAGACGATAATACTTCAAGTAATGAACATATCCAGGAAGAACCTTATTCCGCAACAACTCCGGCACCGGAACCAAGTGATGATTTACCGTTTTAA
- a CDS encoding regulatory protein RecX: MKKAEKNIYTTSQALKKAADYCVVQERCQQEIRTKLYDWGIYNDDAEQVIAELISLGFINEERFAKAFAGGKFRMKKWGKLKIKNELKRKNISDYCINKGLQEISHSEYLKALKEIVLKKSKEVKEKNSYKRMNRIISYAIQKGYENDLVWDIAKTMIKE, from the coding sequence ATGAAAAAAGCAGAAAAAAATATATATACCACATCCCAGGCGCTAAAGAAAGCTGCCGATTATTGTGTAGTTCAGGAACGTTGTCAGCAGGAAATACGAACAAAACTATACGACTGGGGAATATATAATGATGATGCAGAACAGGTAATAGCTGAATTGATTTCCTTAGGGTTTATTAATGAGGAACGTTTTGCAAAAGCATTTGCAGGTGGCAAATTCAGAATGAAAAAGTGGGGCAAACTGAAAATAAAAAATGAACTGAAGCGAAAAAATATTTCTGATTACTGCATAAACAAAGGATTGCAGGAAATAAGCCATTCGGAATATTTGAAAGCATTAAAAGAAATTGTTCTGAAAAAATCGAAAGAAGTAAAAGAAAAAAACAGCTATAAAAGAATGAACCGGATTATAAGTTATGCCATTCAGAAAGGTTATGAAAACGATTTGGTATGGGATATAGCTAAAACAATGATTAAAGAATGA
- a CDS encoding Rne/Rng family ribonuclease → MNKELIIDSTASEVVIALLEEKRLVELNNDKSGKNFAVGDLYLGKVKKIIPGLNAAFVDVGYEKDAFLHYLDLGSQILSLNKMIKMAMSNKQGIPSMEDFRLEKEIEKTGKISNVINVNQQILVQVAKEPISTKGPRISSEISFAGRYLVLVPFNDKISVSQKIKNPEERNRLKRLVQSIRPKNFGIIIRTVAENRMVAELDTDLRELVHKWDSSIAKLATSKAPVKILGELNRTSAILRDLLNESFNNIHVNDQRLFDEIRNYVHTISPDLQDIVKLYKGKAPIFEHFGVEKQIKTSFGKNVSIKSGAYLIIEHTEALHVIDVNSGHRTNAENNQEQNALDVNLEAASEVARQLRLRDMGGIIVIDFIDMHDGHNRRKLYERLRDEMRMDRAKHTILPPSKFGLVQITRQRVRPEMNIETVEKCPVCDGTGEIKASIIYVDEIENNIKYLIQNQNEKFLKMCVHPYIYAYLTKGIPSVSLKWFLKFKKRIRIVPMSSYHLLEYHFFNKDDDEIKL, encoded by the coding sequence GTGAATAAAGAATTAATTATCGACTCGACCGCTTCTGAAGTAGTTATTGCTTTACTGGAAGAAAAGCGTCTTGTCGAGCTCAATAATGATAAAAGCGGGAAGAATTTTGCCGTTGGCGATTTATATCTGGGAAAGGTTAAAAAAATTATTCCGGGTCTTAATGCTGCCTTTGTTGATGTAGGGTATGAAAAAGATGCTTTCCTGCATTATCTCGATTTAGGCTCCCAGATTCTTTCATTGAATAAAATGATTAAAATGGCGATGTCGAATAAACAAGGCATCCCATCAATGGAAGATTTTCGTCTTGAAAAAGAAATTGAAAAAACAGGGAAGATCTCGAATGTAATAAATGTTAACCAGCAAATTTTAGTTCAGGTTGCAAAAGAACCTATTTCTACTAAAGGACCCAGAATAAGTTCGGAGATTTCTTTTGCAGGAAGGTATCTTGTACTGGTACCTTTTAATGATAAAATTTCTGTTTCTCAGAAAATAAAAAATCCCGAAGAACGTAATCGCTTAAAAAGATTGGTTCAAAGCATACGTCCCAAAAATTTTGGTATCATCATTCGTACTGTTGCCGAAAACCGCATGGTTGCCGAACTGGATACAGATCTAAGAGAATTAGTTCATAAATGGGATTCATCCATTGCAAAGCTTGCAACATCAAAAGCGCCCGTAAAAATCCTTGGCGAATTAAACCGCACATCAGCCATACTGCGCGATCTGCTTAATGAATCATTCAATAATATTCATGTTAATGATCAGCGGTTATTTGATGAAATAAGAAATTACGTACATACAATATCTCCCGATTTGCAGGATATTGTGAAGTTATATAAAGGTAAAGCACCAATTTTTGAACATTTTGGAGTAGAAAAACAAATTAAAACTTCTTTCGGGAAAAATGTTTCTATAAAAAGTGGTGCATACCTCATCATTGAACATACCGAAGCATTACACGTAATTGATGTAAATAGTGGTCATCGCACAAATGCAGAAAACAACCAGGAACAAAATGCACTGGATGTTAATCTCGAAGCAGCATCGGAAGTTGCCCGTCAATTAAGGCTTAGAGATATGGGCGGCATAATTGTTATCGATTTTATTGATATGCATGATGGTCATAATCGTCGAAAATTATATGAAAGACTAAGAGATGAAATGCGTATGGACAGAGCAAAGCATACCATTTTACCTCCAAGTAAATTCGGACTTGTGCAAATCACCCGTCAGCGTGTACGTCCTGAGATGAATATTGAAACTGTTGAAAAATGTCCGGTATGTGATGGTACAGGCGAAATAAAAGCAAGCATCATTTATGTTGATGAAATTGAGAATAACATAAAATATCTTATCCAGAATCAGAATGAAAAATTCCTGAAGATGTGCGTGCATCCATATATATATGCATACCTTACAAAAGGAATTCCATCGGTTAGCTTAAAATGGTTCCTGAAATTCAAAAAGCGAATTCGTATTGTTCCTATGTCATCGTATCATTTATTGGAATATCACTTTTTCAATAAAGATGATGATGAAATAAAACTGTAA
- the mutY gene encoding A/G-specific adenine glycosylase — translation MNHLSKILIHWYTKNKRELPWRKTNDPYKIWLSEIILQQTRIEQGTPYYYSFVKHFPTVHDLAAAKTNKIMKLWQGLGYYSRAINLHEAAKEISKNHHGIFPSNYEDIIKIKGIGDYTACAILSIAFSKPYAVVDGNVIRVITRIFGIKENIKLSHTKKEIKKTVSQLLPPKQAGDFNQAIMEFGALQCKPKNPDCLKCIMNKFCIAYKENIISYLPNKTQKIKSKKRFFYYFFIKYKKGSTVYTYIRKRDNNDIWKQLYEFPCITTEKKLSKESIIKNKEWKEIFHEEFYKIQSIHISDVHELSHQTIYAEFYEVIINKPLVDIPYNLEKINIKNINHFAISRLIEKFLKKKNLL, via the coding sequence ATGAACCATTTATCTAAGATATTAATCCATTGGTATACGAAAAATAAAAGGGAGTTGCCCTGGAGAAAAACCAATGACCCGTATAAAATATGGTTGTCTGAAATAATACTTCAACAGACACGTATTGAACAAGGTACTCCTTACTACTACAGTTTTGTTAAACATTTTCCTACTGTTCATGACTTAGCCGCTGCAAAAACAAATAAGATCATGAAACTCTGGCAAGGATTGGGATATTATTCAAGGGCAATAAATTTACATGAAGCCGCTAAAGAAATTTCAAAAAACCATCATGGTATCTTTCCATCAAACTATGAAGATATAATAAAGATAAAAGGTATTGGCGATTATACTGCCTGTGCTATATTATCAATTGCATTTAGCAAACCTTATGCAGTGGTCGACGGAAATGTAATACGTGTTATTACACGAATTTTTGGTATAAAAGAAAATATAAAATTATCACATACAAAAAAAGAAATTAAAAAAACTGTAAGCCAACTTCTTCCGCCGAAACAAGCAGGTGATTTTAACCAGGCAATAATGGAATTTGGAGCGTTGCAATGCAAGCCTAAAAATCCAGATTGTTTAAAATGCATCATGAATAAATTTTGTATAGCTTATAAGGAAAATATCATTAGCTATTTACCGAACAAAACACAAAAAATAAAAAGTAAAAAAAGATTTTTCTATTATTTTTTCATCAAATATAAGAAAGGCTCAACAGTATATACATATATCCGAAAAAGAGATAATAATGACATATGGAAACAATTGTATGAATTCCCATGTATCACAACCGAAAAAAAACTATCAAAAGAATCAATAATAAAAAACAAAGAATGGAAAGAAATTTTCCATGAAGAATTTTATAAAATACAATCTATTCATATTTCCGATGTTCATGAACTCAGCCACCAGACAATTTATGCTGAATTCTATGAAGTAATCATCAATAAACCACTTGTTGATATTCCGTATAATCTTGAAAAAATTAATATTAAAAATATAAATCATTTTGCTATTTCACGTCTTATCGAAAAATTTTTAAAAAAGAAAAATTTATTATAG